The following proteins are co-located in the Frigidibacter mobilis genome:
- a CDS encoding FAS1-like dehydratase domain-containing protein, giving the protein MGEIDLDALAPWLGRTETKEDVLTEGLIDKFRATLGPHLWDGSGDVPLGIHWCISLDTVPATALSEDGHAARGGFLPPVPLPARMWAGGDVTHIAPLKISETITRRSSIMDITAKQGRSGPLVFVIVEHEYLSGNRLCVREQQTIVYREISSPRMVESAPDAGDPTTLRSILTPDPVLLFRYSALTFNAHRIHYDHIYATETEAYSGLVVHGPLQATLLLNLAADALKTSPHRFSFRGLAPLTLPCELQLHNEGTGASGTVWCQDQNGLRSFSAEYALIGDVPFGGVGVGGHRVSR; this is encoded by the coding sequence ATGGGTGAGATCGACCTTGACGCGCTGGCGCCCTGGCTGGGACGCACCGAGACTAAGGAAGATGTTCTGACGGAGGGGCTGATCGACAAATTCCGCGCCACGCTCGGTCCGCATCTTTGGGACGGATCAGGCGATGTCCCGCTGGGAATTCATTGGTGCATTTCCCTTGATACCGTGCCAGCGACCGCCCTGTCAGAAGACGGCCATGCCGCAAGGGGTGGATTTCTACCCCCTGTCCCGCTGCCCGCCCGGATGTGGGCCGGCGGCGATGTTACACATATCGCGCCGCTGAAAATCAGCGAAACCATCACTCGCCGCTCGTCGATCATGGATATTACGGCCAAGCAGGGCCGCAGTGGACCATTGGTCTTTGTGATCGTTGAACATGAGTATCTGAGTGGCAACCGGCTTTGTGTCCGGGAGCAGCAAACGATCGTTTATCGTGAGATTTCCTCCCCCCGCATGGTCGAGAGCGCACCTGACGCAGGTGACCCCACCACGCTCAGATCGATCCTGACCCCGGATCCTGTTCTGCTGTTTCGCTATTCGGCGCTGACGTTCAATGCCCATCGCATTCACTATGACCACATCTACGCCACCGAAACCGAAGCCTATTCCGGGCTTGTTGTGCATGGCCCCTTGCAAGCCACGCTACTTCTGAATCTGGCGGCGGATGCGTTGAAAACATCGCCCCACCGGTTTTCTTTTCGCGGACTCGCGCCGCTCACCCTGCCCTGCGAATTGCAACTGCACAATGAAGGGACCGGCGCTTCCGGGACAGTCTGGTGTCAGGATCAAAACGGTCTTCGAAGCTTTTCCGCTGAGTACGCGCTGATCGGTGACGTCCCGTTTGGTGGTGTAGGTGTCGGTGGCCATCGGGTTTCTCGGTAG
- the tnpA gene encoding IS66-like element accessory protein TnpA: MGGYLDGSTDGYAGTIEVLEGRSGRRLRSEAERARMGAESLVPGAKVADIARRHGVTRWQVYDWRNKLRAGQLALAAETAEEPMFAALLVEPEAPPAPPRRSRPARSEIRPCRIELEVDGVILRVRSDIDELQLSRTIRAIRSASQ; the protein is encoded by the coding sequence ATGGGCGGCTATTTGGACGGCTCGACGGACGGCTACGCGGGTACCATCGAGGTTTTGGAGGGGCGGTCCGGCCGCCGGCTTCGGAGCGAGGCGGAACGGGCACGGATGGGCGCGGAGAGCCTGGTGCCGGGAGCGAAGGTTGCGGATATCGCCAGGCGGCATGGTGTGACGCGTTGGCAGGTTTACGACTGGCGCAACAAGCTTCGGGCCGGGCAACTGGCGCTGGCGGCCGAGACGGCGGAGGAGCCGATGTTCGCGGCGCTTTTGGTCGAGCCGGAGGCACCGCCCGCACCGCCCCGTCGCAGCCGTCCGGCGCGAAGCGAGATCAGACCCTGCCGGATTGAGCTGGAGGTGGATGGGGTCATCTTGCGGGTGCGATCCGACATTGATGAGCTGCAGCTGTCCCGTACGATCCGGGCGATCCGATCGGCCTCGCAATGA
- the tnpB gene encoding IS66 family insertion sequence element accessory protein TnpB (TnpB, as the term is used for proteins encoded by IS66 family insertion elements, is considered an accessory protein, since TnpC, encoded by a neighboring gene, is a DDE family transposase.), whose product MISPSGDLRVYVATRPVDFRKGIDGLALAVQETLGLDPFSGAAFVFRSKRADRIKVLIWDQTGIVLVHKRLEAAKFVWPRVQDGVMKMSPAQFAALFEGLDWRLVRPERVRRPQLAG is encoded by the coding sequence ATGATCTCGCCGAGCGGTGACCTGCGCGTCTATGTGGCCACGCGTCCTGTCGACTTCCGCAAGGGCATAGACGGGCTGGCGCTGGCTGTTCAGGAGACACTCGGCTTGGACCCGTTCAGTGGCGCGGCCTTCGTGTTCCGATCCAAACGCGCGGACCGGATCAAGGTGCTGATCTGGGATCAGACCGGCATCGTCCTGGTTCACAAGCGTCTCGAGGCGGCAAAGTTCGTCTGGCCCCGGGTGCAGGACGGCGTGATGAAGATGTCGCCTGCCCAGTTTGCCGCCCTGTTCGAAGGGCTCGACTGGCGCCTGGTCCGCCCCGAGCGCGTTCGGCGACCGCAGCTGGCGGGATAA
- the istA gene encoding IS21 family transposase — translation MPGRFITDRQHEDYMTLRQHHTQKIAAAKAGFSVSTGARIERDPRPPSQKRRERRHGGGKPDPLAGLWDEEIVPLIEATPGLRPIAVLEEMQYRHPDRDLSSARRTLERRMRLWRAEHGPDREVIFRQSHPPGREGMSDFFDARALGVTIAGVPLAHRIYHFTLVHSGWEHAEVVLGGESYTALAGGLQNALWLLGGAPREHRTDSLSAAFANLDRDAREDLRTRYDALCADYGMEATRNNRGIAHENGSIESRHGHLKTRLEQALLLRGSHDFDELDDWRHFVAQVVARHNARHRDRLRVERPHLQPLPARRSCDYDEARVRVTSSGGFVFRKVFYTVHSRLIGYELKLRIFDDRLELFLGGTPLETLPRGRPPAGGRGGHGYVVSYHHVIHSLRAKPQAIANLTYRDALFPRTEYRRCWDALTAAGPLRQACRIMVGLLWLAHDQTCEAELAAALSAILARGELPVLGELRSRFTRTEGDGGPDVPVCIPSAGSYDDLIQGQGAAA, via the coding sequence ATGCCCGGCCGTTTCATCACCGACCGACAACACGAGGATTACATGACCCTTCGACAGCATCACACGCAAAAGATTGCGGCAGCCAAAGCCGGCTTCAGTGTCAGCACCGGAGCCCGGATCGAACGTGACCCCCGCCCTCCATCTCAGAAACGACGTGAGCGCCGACACGGAGGCGGCAAGCCCGACCCTTTGGCCGGCCTGTGGGATGAAGAGATCGTTCCGCTGATCGAAGCGACACCGGGCCTTCGGCCGATCGCGGTGCTCGAGGAGATGCAGTACCGTCATCCGGACCGGGACCTGAGCTCTGCGCGCCGCACCTTGGAGCGCCGGATGCGGCTTTGGCGCGCCGAACACGGGCCGGACAGGGAAGTGATCTTCCGCCAGTCACACCCGCCGGGACGGGAGGGCATGTCCGACTTCTTCGACGCGCGCGCGCTCGGCGTCACGATTGCCGGAGTGCCCTTGGCGCATCGGATCTATCACTTCACCCTGGTCCACTCGGGCTGGGAGCATGCCGAGGTGGTGCTTGGCGGCGAGAGCTACACCGCCTTGGCTGGCGGATTGCAGAACGCCTTATGGCTTCTCGGCGGCGCCCCGCGCGAACATCGGACGGACAGCTTGTCGGCCGCCTTCGCCAATCTCGATCGGGATGCCCGAGAGGACCTGCGCACACGCTATGACGCGCTGTGTGCCGACTACGGCATGGAAGCGACCCGGAACAATCGCGGCATTGCACACGAAAACGGGTCTATCGAGAGTCGGCACGGGCATCTCAAGACCCGCTTGGAGCAGGCCCTGCTGCTGCGTGGCAGTCATGACTTCGATGAGTTGGACGACTGGCGACACTTCGTTGCCCAGGTCGTCGCGCGCCACAATGCACGGCATCGGGACCGCCTGAGGGTCGAACGGCCACATCTGCAGCCGCTTCCGGCGCGCCGTAGCTGTGATTACGACGAGGCGCGCGTGAGGGTGACCTCGTCGGGCGGCTTCGTGTTCCGAAAGGTGTTCTACACCGTTCACTCTCGCCTGATCGGCTACGAGCTGAAGCTACGCATCTTCGATGATCGCCTGGAGCTGTTCCTCGGCGGCACACCCCTCGAGACCCTACCGCGCGGGCGCCCGCCTGCCGGCGGGCGTGGGGGTCATGGCTATGTCGTTAGCTACCATCACGTCATCCACAGCTTGCGGGCCAAGCCTCAGGCCATCGCCAATCTGACCTACCGCGACGCGCTCTTCCCTCGCACTGAATACCGCCGATGCTGGGACGCGCTGACGGCTGCCGGACCGCTGCGGCAAGCCTGCCGGATCATGGTCGGCCTGCTGTGGCTCGCCCATGATCAGACCTGCGAGGCGGAATTGGCCGCGGCCCTCTCGGCAATCCTTGCCCGAGGCGAACTTCCGGTCCTCGGGGAACTGCGCTCCCGCTTCACGCGGACCGAAGGCGATGGTGGGCCCGATGTCCCGGTCTGCATCCCCTCTGCCGGCAGCTACGATGACCTGATCCAAGGACAGGGAGCGGCCGCATGA
- a CDS encoding transposase domain-containing protein yields MSDVDPVRYLAETLRALLDGHPKSRIDELIPWNFAPASSLAA; encoded by the coding sequence ATGAGCGACGTCGATCCGGTCCGCTACCTCGCAGAGACCCTGCGCGCCTTGCTCGACGGGCACCCAAAGAGCCGCATCGACGAACTCATACCCTGGAACTTCGCGCCCGCGTCAAGCCTGGCCGCGTAG
- a CDS encoding transposase, whose amino-acid sequence MAETLVEGATVRDVAARYDLRPNHLSEWRRRAREGKLVLPALPEPEPAFAPMVIEELTDRTVGLESATLEIVFGDVVIRLDASTPAARVADIARALGT is encoded by the coding sequence GTGGCTGAAACGCTGGTCGAGGGGGCTACGGTTCGGGATGTAGCGGCGCGGTATGATCTGCGGCCCAATCATCTGTCGGAATGGCGGCGACGGGCGCGGGAGGGGAAGCTGGTTTTACCGGCACTGCCAGAGCCGGAACCGGCGTTCGCGCCGATGGTTATCGAAGAGTTAACCGACCGTACGGTGGGGCTGGAGAGCGCAACGCTTGAGATTGTCTTCGGTGATGTGGTGATCCGGCTGGATGCGTCGACACCGGCGGCGCGGGTTGCCGATATTGCCCGGGCTCTCGGTACATGA
- the tnpB gene encoding IS66 family insertion sequence element accessory protein TnpB (TnpB, as the term is used for proteins encoded by IS66 family insertion elements, is considered an accessory protein, since TnpC, encoded by a neighboring gene, is a DDE family transposase.): MIFPSNRVRIVVATRPVDFRKGHDGLAALVKNELRKDPFTGTVFVFRAKRADRLKMLYWDGTGLVMSYKRLEETTFTWPAIRDGLMSLNHAQFEALFAGLDWRKVKALAARPPAAAE, from the coding sequence ATGATCTTCCCGTCGAACCGGGTGCGGATCGTTGTGGCCACCAGGCCGGTGGACTTCCGCAAAGGCCATGACGGGCTGGCGGCGCTGGTGAAGAACGAGCTGAGGAAGGACCCGTTCACCGGGACGGTGTTCGTGTTCCGTGCCAAACGAGCCGATCGGCTGAAGATGCTCTATTGGGATGGTACTGGGCTGGTGATGAGCTACAAGCGGCTGGAGGAAACGACGTTTACCTGGCCCGCGATCCGCGACGGTCTGATGTCATTGAACCACGCCCAGTTCGAGGCGCTGTTTGCCGGGCTGGATTGGCGCAAAGTCAAGGCTCTGGCGGCGCGCCCGCCTGCTGCGGCAGAGTGA
- a CDS encoding OmpW/AlkL family protein — MLITMLGCFSSISVANAEPRYSKGDWLFGLNAAKVFTNETLDSISAGGAPIPGSGIDISDDTTLSFDVSYFLNSSLALNFFGGFPANANLTGTGSLGGMTVGETKYGPAILSLQYHFSTNSSVSPYFGAGIARILFLEEQGDALADFDLKDAWAPALQVGMRYQMSDNWFANADIRYTPFETDISGTLGGAPVRGKVSVDPTILNIGVAYRF, encoded by the coding sequence GTGTTAATCACGATGCTGGGTTGCTTTTCGTCGATCAGCGTCGCAAATGCGGAACCGCGTTACTCCAAAGGCGACTGGCTTTTTGGCCTGAATGCGGCGAAAGTATTCACGAACGAAACGTTGGATTCAATCAGCGCGGGCGGTGCGCCAATACCCGGGTCTGGTATCGATATCTCCGATGACACCACACTGAGTTTCGATGTTTCTTACTTCTTGAATTCATCTTTGGCATTGAATTTTTTTGGTGGTTTTCCTGCAAACGCCAATCTTACAGGAACCGGCAGCTTGGGGGGGATGACCGTCGGAGAGACAAAATACGGCCCTGCCATATTGTCGCTTCAATACCACTTTTCGACTAATTCATCCGTTAGCCCTTATTTTGGTGCCGGTATCGCTCGAATCTTGTTTCTGGAAGAACAAGGGGATGCACTCGCGGACTTCGACTTGAAAGACGCCTGGGCGCCTGCTCTCCAAGTTGGAATGCGCTATCAAATGAGCGACAATTGGTTTGCCAATGCTGATATACGTTATACCCCATTCGAAACAGATATCTCTGGGACACTCGGCGGGGCGCCGGTCAGAGGCAAGGTTTCGGTGGACCCAACAATCTTGAATATCGGTGTTGCCTACCGATTCTAG
- a CDS encoding GMC family oxidoreductase N-terminal domain-containing protein: protein MSDLKTVNPLSRDFVQAGRELQIPHNGDFNSAEQEGLGMYQVTQKDGRRWSSAQAFLRGAEARSNLEIFTDARVTRVVMEEKTATGVTLQQSGEYRQLRLNAGGEVILSGGP from the coding sequence GTGAGTGATCTGAAAACCGTGAACCCTCTGAGCCGCGATTTCGTACAGGCTGGGCGCGAACTGCAGATCCCCCACAACGGCGATTTCAACAGCGCCGAACAAGAGGGCCTGGGCATGTATCAGGTCACGCAAAAGGACGGTCGGCGTTGGAGCTCGGCGCAAGCTTTCCTGCGCGGGGCTGAGGCCCGGTCCAACCTTGAGATTTTCACCGACGCCCGCGTGACCCGCGTTGTCATGGAGGAAAAGACGGCAACCGGTGTCACCTTACAGCAAAGTGGCGAATATCGCCAACTGCGTCTCAATGCTGGCGGCGAAGTGATCCTGTCTGGCGGGCCGTGA
- a CDS encoding GMC family oxidoreductase: MYDYIIVGAGSAGCVLANRLSANPAKRVALIEAGPKDKSPLIHMPLGIALLANSKKLNWAFDTEPQEHLNGRKLFWPRGKTLGGSSSINAMVYIRGHKADYDYWASEAGTDVWGWDRMTELFKRIEDNHRFGATETHGRAASSP, translated from the coding sequence ATGTACGACTATATCATCGTCGGCGCCGGATCCGCCGGTTGCGTTCTGGCCAACCGGCTGTCGGCAAACCCGGCAAAACGCGTCGCGCTTATCGAAGCAGGCCCAAAGGACAAGAGCCCCCTGATCCACATGCCATTGGGGATCGCCTTGCTGGCCAACAGCAAAAAGCTGAACTGGGCATTCGACACCGAACCGCAAGAGCACCTGAATGGCCGCAAACTGTTCTGGCCACGCGGCAAGACGCTGGGCGGGTCGTCGTCCATCAACGCCATGGTATATATTCGTGGCCACAAGGCCGATTACGACTACTGGGCGTCCGAGGCAGGCACGGATGTCTGGGGCTGGGACCGCATGACCGAACTGTTCAAGCGCATCGAAGACAACCATCGGTTCGGTGCAACCGAAACCCACGGTAGGGCGGCGAGCTCTCCGTGA
- a CDS encoding rubredoxin: MAKYQCPDCGYTYDEIQGHPHEGFPPGTPWSQVPVDFSCPDCAVRDKEDFVLIGEAAAPAPTPVPAPAPEPVAVAAPAAAPQAPAPQPAPGAQAAPAAGTTYRKWLCITCGHIYDEALGDEHEGFPPGTLFSQIPDDWCCPDCGATKEDYVLYEEK, encoded by the coding sequence ATGGCTAAATATCAATGCCCGGATTGCGGATATACCTACGATGAAATCCAGGGCCACCCGCATGAAGGTTTCCCGCCAGGAACGCCGTGGTCGCAAGTACCCGTAGACTTTTCGTGTCCCGATTGCGCGGTCCGCGACAAAGAGGACTTTGTGTTGATCGGCGAAGCCGCAGCGCCAGCACCAACCCCGGTTCCGGCCCCGGCGCCCGAACCCGTGGCGGTTGCCGCTCCTGCTGCCGCACCGCAAGCGCCAGCGCCGCAGCCTGCTCCGGGGGCACAGGCGGCCCCCGCTGCCGGAACCACCTACCGGAAATGGCTTTGCATCACATGCGGTCATATCTACGACGAAGCCCTTGGCGACGAACACGAAGGTTTCCCGCCGGGAACTCTGTTCAGTCAGATTCCCGATGATTGGTGCTGTCCGGACTGTGGCGCCACGAAAGAGGACTATGTCCTCTACGAAGAGAAGTAG
- a CDS encoding alkane 1-monooxygenase produces the protein MPDLEKDRYYRVLTYLTVPMHYAALVGSCWWVATQSVNAFEFIALALSLGIVNGLALNTGHELGHKKETFDRWMAKLVLAVVGYGHFFIEHNKGHHRDVATPQDPATSRMGENIYSFATREIPGAFKRAWELEEVRLERSGKNVWSLDNEILQPLIITVVLYAGLLAFFGPIMLVFLPIQMAYGWWQLTSANYIEHYGLLREKLPNGKYEHQKPHHSWNSNHIMSNLILFHLQRHSDHHAHPTRSYQSLRDFKDLPALPSGYPGMFFAALVPSWFRSIMDHRVLDWAKGDLNKIQIEPGMREYYDRKFGSVAPAQPAAMPAE, from the coding sequence GTGCCTGATCTTGAAAAAGATCGCTACTATCGCGTGCTCACCTATTTGACTGTACCCATGCACTATGCGGCTCTGGTCGGGTCCTGCTGGTGGGTGGCAACCCAATCGGTCAATGCCTTTGAGTTCATTGCGCTTGCACTGTCGCTGGGTATCGTCAACGGTTTGGCACTAAACACCGGCCATGAACTGGGCCACAAGAAAGAAACATTTGACCGCTGGATGGCCAAATTGGTGCTGGCTGTGGTTGGATATGGCCACTTCTTCATTGAGCATAACAAAGGGCACCACCGTGACGTTGCCACCCCTCAAGACCCGGCAACCTCGCGTATGGGCGAAAACATCTATTCTTTCGCAACCCGCGAGATCCCCGGGGCTTTCAAACGCGCTTGGGAGCTTGAAGAGGTTCGCCTTGAGCGGAGTGGTAAGAATGTCTGGAGCCTGGATAACGAAATTCTTCAGCCGCTGATCATTACCGTCGTTCTTTACGCCGGGCTGCTGGCATTCTTCGGGCCCATCATGCTTGTGTTCCTGCCCATTCAGATGGCGTACGGATGGTGGCAGCTGACCTCGGCCAACTATATCGAGCATTATGGCTTGCTGCGCGAAAAACTGCCCAACGGCAAGTATGAGCATCAGAAGCCGCACCATTCGTGGAACTCGAACCATATCATGTCCAACCTGATCCTGTTCCACCTGCAGCGGCACTCGGACCACCACGCGCACCCGACGCGGTCCTATCAATCCCTGCGGGACTTCAAGGATCTGCCTGCGCTTCCTTCGGGCTATCCCGGGATGTTCTTTGCGGCGCTGGTCCCCTCCTGGTTCCGATCGATCATGGATCATCGTGTCTTGGACTGGGCCAAAGGTGACCTGAACAAGATTCAGATCGAGCCTGGCATGCGTGAGTACTATGACCGTAAATTCGGGTCGGTCGCACCTGCACAACCTGCCGCCATGCCTGCCGAATAA
- a CDS encoding IS1380-like element ISPme1 family transposase: MDHLEGAGLARGDRVDFDRRVRLEFRGAQISSDGGLLVMRELDDVLGLSNLASEALRDSRTGKNTLHRLDGLFRQSVFGRLAGYEDVNDADRLALDPVMRQVVGGRAVEAQAASASQMGRFETETLALAANRAALADLNGQWIDRFHDRNGLKYIVLDMDSSVSPTHGDQEGAAWNGHFDCTCYHPIFLFNQFGMLERCALRNGNVHSADGWRDVLDPVIARYAGRDLGGRFFRADAAYAIPAIYMRLEEARFFYAIRLPANAVLREKIAHRLTRPVGRPSLTKVKRFFEDFEYQAASWDKPRRVIAKIEWHPGELFPKVGFIVTNLPMEPDWVVRFYNQRGTAEQHIKEGKYAFRWTRLSCRKFRHNEVRLQLHALAYNLATFLRCIELPEAMADWSLTSLQLKLIKIGARVVRHARAITFQLAEVAVTGPMVRAVLAAIRRLRTPPSCA; encoded by the coding sequence ATGGATCACCTGGAGGGTGCGGGCTTGGCGCGGGGAGATCGGGTTGATTTCGACCGCCGTGTGCGTCTGGAGTTCCGTGGTGCGCAGATCAGTTCAGACGGTGGCCTGCTGGTGATGCGCGAGCTTGATGACGTGCTCGGCCTGTCCAATCTGGCGTCGGAGGCGCTGCGAGACAGCCGCACCGGGAAGAACACGCTCCATCGGCTTGACGGATTGTTCCGGCAATCGGTGTTCGGACGACTGGCCGGATACGAGGATGTGAACGATGCCGACCGCTTGGCCCTCGATCCCGTGATGCGTCAGGTCGTTGGCGGCAGGGCCGTCGAGGCGCAAGCTGCTTCGGCATCGCAGATGGGACGGTTCGAGACCGAGACGCTGGCTCTGGCCGCGAACCGGGCGGCGCTGGCCGATCTGAACGGCCAATGGATCGACCGGTTTCATGACCGCAACGGGTTGAAATACATCGTGCTGGACATGGACAGCTCGGTCAGCCCCACCCACGGCGATCAGGAAGGTGCTGCCTGGAACGGGCATTTCGACTGCACCTGCTATCACCCCATCTTCTTGTTCAACCAGTTTGGCATGCTGGAGCGCTGCGCCCTGCGTAACGGCAATGTCCACAGCGCCGATGGCTGGCGGGATGTCCTTGATCCCGTCATTGCCCGATATGCTGGCCGCGACCTTGGTGGACGCTTCTTCCGGGCCGACGCTGCCTACGCGATCCCCGCGATCTATATGCGGCTGGAAGAAGCCAGGTTCTTCTACGCCATCCGTCTGCCCGCCAACGCCGTCTTGCGCGAGAAGATCGCGCATCGGCTGACACGGCCCGTGGGACGGCCTTCGCTGACCAAGGTCAAACGGTTCTTCGAGGACTTCGAGTATCAGGCGGCGTCCTGGGACAAGCCGCGCCGCGTCATCGCCAAGATCGAATGGCATCCGGGCGAGCTGTTCCCCAAAGTCGGCTTCATCGTCACCAACCTGCCGATGGAGCCAGACTGGGTGGTGAGGTTCTACAACCAGCGCGGCACCGCAGAGCAGCACATCAAGGAAGGCAAATATGCCTTTCGCTGGACGCGGCTGTCATGCCGGAAGTTCCGGCACAACGAGGTGCGGCTGCAACTGCACGCGCTGGCCTACAACCTGGCAACCTTCCTGCGCTGCATCGAACTGCCCGAGGCCATGGCGGACTGGTCGTTGACCAGCCTGCAACTCAAGCTGATCAAGATCGGCGCCCGCGTCGTCCGCCACGCCCGCGCCATTACCTTCCAGTTGGCCGAGGTCGCCGTCACCGGCCCGATGGTGCGGGCCGTCCTTGCCGCCATCCGCCGTCTTCGAACGCCTCCGTCATGCGCATGA